From the Longimicrobiales bacterium genome, one window contains:
- a CDS encoding class I SAM-dependent methyltransferase, translated as MQMSYHSRKAKRAVWRACKNLIYTNPIGHRLIQSREALAESFGPDDAEYSWRLFERHSIRLQQVGFDKRASRILEVGPGRNIGSALLWWAACGGGDVSVTLWDTFPNTTVDFSQLRTSAEALLERGASRGADTEEIDIGLRSIVAGEVSPRIEYVVRDHATFAARGEAPYDLILSHSCFEHIWSPEPTLAMLADHTAKEGWHSVQIDLADHGSRDTNFLEMLEWSDLGYWLTMRFAPGAVNRWRAQQFIDCYEELGLMIVAADRRTQDVLPTERKRLARRFRNLDEQELLTTELHLITQGRRSAPQVAGQKAPVSTA; from the coding sequence ATGCAGATGTCATATCATTCGCGCAAGGCGAAAAGGGCCGTATGGCGCGCGTGCAAGAACCTGATTTACACGAATCCCATCGGACATAGGCTGATTCAGTCACGCGAGGCCCTCGCGGAGTCGTTCGGACCCGATGACGCTGAATACAGTTGGCGCCTCTTCGAGCGACATTCGATCAGGCTGCAACAAGTCGGCTTCGACAAGCGCGCCTCACGCATCCTGGAGGTTGGGCCGGGACGAAACATTGGTAGCGCCCTGCTCTGGTGGGCAGCCTGCGGCGGGGGCGATGTGTCGGTGACGCTGTGGGACACATTTCCAAACACGACGGTTGACTTCTCGCAGCTTCGCACTTCAGCGGAAGCGCTCCTCGAACGTGGAGCGAGCAGAGGCGCGGACACCGAGGAAATCGACATTGGCTTGAGGTCCATCGTAGCCGGTGAGGTCAGTCCGCGTATCGAGTATGTCGTGCGCGATCATGCGACATTCGCGGCGCGTGGTGAAGCTCCCTACGATCTCATCCTCAGCCACTCCTGCTTCGAGCACATCTGGTCGCCTGAGCCTACTCTGGCCATGCTAGCTGACCACACTGCGAAAGAGGGTTGGCACTCGGTCCAAATCGATCTGGCGGACCACGGTTCGCGCGACACCAACTTCCTCGAGATGCTCGAATGGTCCGACCTCGGCTATTGGCTGACCATGAGATTCGCGCCCGGCGCTGTCAATCGATGGCGTGCACAACAGTTCATCGACTGCTACGAAGAGCTGGGGCTGATGATCGTCGCGGCGGATCGGCGAACTCAGGATGTGCTGCCTACAGAGCGGAAGCGCCTGGCCAGGCGCTTCCGGAATCTCGACGAGCAGGAGCTCCTGACGACCGAGCTTCATCTCATCACGCAGGGTCGACGATCCGCTCCCCAAGTGGCGGGCCAGAAGGCTCCCGTTTCCACCGCCTGA